AGCGGGCTGTAGCGCACCTCGAGGTAGCGCACGTTCTCGCGGTGGGCGTCCTCGGCCAACTCGTAGGCCGCGCGCACCAGCGCATCGCGCGTCTGCAGCACCGACAGCGTGATGTCGAACGCCTTCAGGTAGTCTTCGAGCGACTCGCACCGCTCGCCGGCGTACAGCAGGTTGAACAGCTCGCCGCGATCGAACGTCGGCAGGTCCACGCCCTGCTGTTTGGCGAGGTCGATGATGGTGTCGAGCCGCAAGCTGCCGTCGAGGTGCAGGTGCAGGTCCGTCTTCGGCAGTTTCTCGATCAGGTCGAGAGTCAGGGCGGCAGTCATCCCGCCAGTATAGCAGGATCAGCGGGCGCGCTCTTCGAGCCAGTCGAGCACTACCGCCGCCCGGCTGCCCCCCTCCAGAGCGTCGATGTGGCGAATCCCCGTCGGGGATGTGACGTTCAACTCGGTCAGCCGGCCGCCGATGACGTCGAGCCCGACGAAGTACAGGCCCAGCTCTCGCAGCCGCGGCGCCACCGCCCGGATGATCGCCCAATCGGCGTCGTCGATCGCGGTCGCCACCGCGCGACCGCCCACGTGCAGGTTCCCGCGCGCCTCGGCGCCCTGCGGCACGCGCAACACCGCCCCGATCGGCTGGCCATCCAGCAGCAAGATGCGCTTGTCGCCGTCGACCGCCTCCGGGATATAGCGCTGAGCGATCGCCCACGCGCGCCCGTGCTGCGTCGCCGTCTCGAGCAGCGCGCTCGTGTTCGGGTCGCCGCGCCGCACCAGGAACACGCCGAGGCCGCCGAACCCGTCGACCGGCTTGACGACGATCGCGCCGCCCTGCTCGTCGAGAAACTGAGCGATCCGCGTGCGGTCGCGCGTGACGATGGTCGGCGGCGTGAGCTCGGGGAAGTCGAGCACCGCCAGGTGCTCGTTGAACTCGCGCAGCCCGCGCGGATCGTTGACGACGAGCGTCTTGTCGCGGGCGCGGTCGAGCAGCCACGTCGCGTGCAGGTACGCGACGTCTACGGGTGGATCCTTGCGCATGAGCACCGCGTCGACCGCCTCGATCGGGATCGTCGCGCGCTCCTCGGCGCGGAACGCATCCTGCGGCGCGTCGGCCAGCCCGACCGCCGTACGCTGTGCGGCCGCCACCGGATCGTCGTGCTCGAGCGACAGGTGCTCGGGCTGGCAGGTCCACACCTCGTGGCCGCGAGACGCCGCCTCGAGCATCAGCGCGTACGACGTGTCGCCGGCGAGGTCGAGTCGGTCGAGCGGATCGACGATGAACAGAAACCTCATGGCTCGGCGTCGGCGTCCCGCCCGCCCACGCTGACCTTCGTCGGCAACAGGTGGTCGAGCCCGTGCTTGCGCATCCGGTAGTACAGCGTCGACCGGTTGATGCCGAGCAGGCGGGCGGCTCCGGCGATGCTGCCGTTGCTGCGGTCCACCGCCGAGATGATCTCGCGCCGCTCCTCGTCGGCCAGGCGCTCGGTGAGCGGCCGGCTCGGGTCGGCCGCCGTGGCCGCGGGGACGGCCTCGGCCGACGCGGCCTGCGCCCGCGGGCCGAAGTCGAAGTCGTCGGCGTCCAGCTGCGGGCCGCGCGCGACGATCAGCGCCCGTTCGACCACGTTCTCCAGCTCGCGCACGTTGCCCGGCCAGGTGTAGCGGCGCAACTTGTCGAGCGCCGCGTCGGTGACGCCGGCGACCCGCTTGCCGGTCCTCGCGCCGTACTTGGCGAGGAAGTGGTCCACCAGCGGGCGGATGTCCTCGATGCGATCGCGCAGCGGCGGCAGCACGATTGGAAACACGTTCAGCCGATAGTACAGATCCTCGCGGAACGTCCCGTCCTCGATCATCTCCTCGAGGTTGCGGTTGGTCGCCGACACCACGCGGACGTCCACGCGCAGCGTCTCGGTGCCGCCGACCCGTTCGAACTCCTGCTCCTGCAGCACGCGCAGCAGCTTGATCTGCACTTCCATGGGCAGGTCGCCGACCTCGTCGAGGAACAGCGTGCCTCCGTCGGCCAACTCGAACCGTCCCGGCCGGCGCGCCACCGCGCCGGTGAACGCGCCCTTCTCGTGGCCGAACAGCTCGGACTCGAGTACGCCGGGCGCCAGCGCGGCGCAGTTGACGCGCACGAACGGCTTGTCCTCGCGCGGCGAGTTGATGTGGATGGCGTGGGCGACCAGTTCCTTGCCGGTGCCGGTCTCGCCCCGGAGCAGCACGGTGGACATCGTGGGCGCGACCTGTTCGACCTTTTGCAGCACCTCGCGCAGCGCCGGACTGTCCCCGATGATGTTGCCGAAGTCGAACGCGCCGTGGATTTCGCGGTTGAGGTAGCCGGTGTACGCGGCGAGTTGCTGCTGCATGCGGCGGTTCTCGCGCACGAGGTGAAAGCGCTCGATCGCCTGGACCAGCGTGCCGCGCAGTTCCTTGGCGTCCCACGGCTTGGTCACGTACCGATAGATGTGGCCGAGATTGATCGCGTCGATGAGGACATCGACATCGGTGAAAGCGGTGAGGATGATCCCGACGGCGTCCGGCCGGATCTTTTGCGCCTCGCGCAGAAGATCGAGCCCGGTCATCTTGGGCATCCGTTGGTCCGACACGATGACGGCGACGTCGTGCTCGGCCAGCAGGTCGAGCGCTTCGGCGCCCCCGGTGGCCGTGAGGACCTTGAACGCCTTGCGAAAGTTGAACCGGAACGCGTCGAGGTTGTCCTGTTCGTCGTCGACGATGAGGATCGGGTATCGGTCGAGCGGTAGCGTCATGGCGGCCCCGGCGCGAAACGCGGCTCGCCCGGAGATAACATGGCGCGCCGGGCCTGTATAGTCGGCGGTAGAGGGTGCGCGCGCGACTGCCAGGGATTGCCGTATTCCTCGCCGCGTTCGCGGCGTATGCGGCGACGGCGTCGCCGGCCATCGGCTGGCTCGATTCGCCGGAGTTCGTCGCGGTCGGCGCGTCGCTCGGCATCGCTCACTCGCCGGGGCATCCGCTGGCGGGCCTCCTCGGCCGGCTCGCGACGCTCGTGCCGGTCGGCGATGCGGCGTTTCGGGTGAACCTGCTGTCGGCGGCGTGCGGCGCGGCGGCGGCGGCGGCGCTGTACGCGCTGGCGCGCGAGGCCCTCGGCCGGCTGGCCCCCGCCGTCACCGGCGCGCCGCGCGAGGTGGTCGCCGCCGCGGTGGCGCTGACGGTGGCGCTGTCGGTGGCGGCGTGGCGCCAGAGCGTGCGCGCGGAGGTCTACGCACTGCAGGCCGCGCTGCTGTTTGCGGGCGGTGCGCTGGTCTTGCGATGGGACCGGCGGCCGCGCGTGCGGCCGCTCGCGGCCGCGGGTCTCGCCGCCGGGCTGGCGGGCGCCCACCACCACTGGATGGCGGCGCTGTTCTTCGGCCCGGTCGCGGTGTTCGCGCTCGCGCGGCGGCGGCCACGGCGGCCGACGGCGCGGGCGGCGGCCACGGCGGCGGCCGCGGCGGCCCTCGGCCTCGCGTCGTTCGCCTACCTGCCGGTGCGCGCCGCCGCCGACCCGGAGGTCAACTGGGGCGACCCGCGCACCGCGGACCGGTTTGCGTGGACGGTGACCGCGCGCGCCTTCCACCGGTCGCTCGGCGCCGGCCACGTGTCGTCGCCGGCGCAGGACGCAGCCGAAGTCACCGCGGCCGTGATGGACGACGCGACCCCCGTGTGGTTCGCGCTCGCGGTGCTCGGCGCGTGGGCCGGACTGCGCACGCGCGGCCAGCGGGGCACGGCGGCGCTGTTGATGGCGATTGCGGGCGCGGCGGCGGGGGCGCGCGTGGCGCTCGGCTACGACCCGGGCACGCCGGACCACGACGCCTACCTGTGGCCGGCGATCGCCGCCGTCGCCATCCTGGGCGCGGCCGGCCTGGCGAGGCTCGCGGACTTCGTTCCGCGGACCGCGGTCCGCCCGTATGCGGTCGCGGCGGCGGCGGTCGCGGCGGCGGTCGTGCCGTGGCAGGCGGCGCGCAGCGCGCCGATGGCGCGCATGCGCGGCGCCTATGCCTCCGACGACCTCGCGCGCGTCGAGTTGGACGCGGTGCCACCGCGGGCCGTGCTGCTCATCGGCTACTTTCAGACCAGCTTCCGCATCGCCGCGTTGCGCGCCGTCGAAGCCGCGCGCCCCGATGTCGCCGTGCTCGACCGGAGCTTTCTGACGTACCCGGGGTTCGCGGACGTCGCGCGCCGCCGCTATCCGGAGCTGGCCGCGATCCTCGACGCGCCGCTGCGCGCCGGCGCGCCGACGCCGGTGCGCGATCTGGTGGCGCTCCGGCGCCCGGTATGGGTGCAGCTACATCCAAACCTGGACGACGAGGTCAAGCCGCGGCTGGTGCCGGAGGGCTGGTTCGCGCGGCTGGCCCCCGCGCCGGTCCCGGCGGCCGACCGCGACCGGGTCGAGCCGGTCGACGCCGCCGATCGCGACCGGCTCGACGCCCTGCTCGCGGGCGCCCATCCGGCCGACCGCGAGCCGGTGCGCGACGCCCTGTTGTGGCACGACTACTTGCGGGCGGAGTTTTACTGCCAGATCGGGCGCGTCGATGCCGGGCGGCGCGCGCTCGCCCGCGCGCGCCGGCTCGCCCCGGACGACGTGGCGCTGGACGCGCTGGCGCGACGGTGCGGCCCCACGCCCACACCGTGAGCCGGCGCGGCCCCGGCTCGCCGATGCGGCGCGGCGAGTTCAGTCGGGGGGGTACACACTCCGCGCCATGGTCGGCGCGCCGCCGGCTCGTCGATGCGGCGCGGCGAGCTGCCGGGCCGACGACCGGCGCGACGGCCGTGCGAGGGTTGCGCAATCCGTGTGCCGCCTTACGTTGGAGGCATCGTGCAGATTCCCGTTCACCCATTGATCCCGCAGCCCGACCCCGGCGGCGCCGGCGCCGCGGAGAGCCCGGCCGCCGGGGCAGCGGAGCCCGGCTCCGGCGGCGGTCCGGCCGGCGGCGACCCGGCCGGCGGCGCTCCCGCCGGCGGCGCTCCCGCCGGCGACGGCCCGGGTCCGGCAGCCGGCGCCACGCCGGTGGCGGGCGCCGCGGACGGCGACGACAAGCAGCGCCTGCGCGCGGCCCTGCGCGAACTCGAGCGCGCCAAGCAGCGGGTCGAGCGCGACGCAGCGCGCGTCGCCGCCCAGACCCGCGACGACCTGCTCGCCCGCCTGTTGCCCCTGCTCGACGACCTCGACCGCACCATCGCCGCGGCGCCGCCCGGCGATCTGCGCGACGGCGTCGCCCTCGTCCGCGACAAGTTCGAACGCGTGCTCGCCGACTACGGCCTCGAGCGCGTGCCGACCGTGGGCCATCGGTTCGACCCGGCGGTCCACGAGGCCGTCGGCGTCGCACCGGTGGCCCCGGATCGCGACGGCGAGGTCGTATCGGAGTGGCAGCGCGGCTACCGCGCCGGCGACCGCGTCCTCCGCGCGGCCAAGGTCGTCGTCGGCCGCGCCGCGTGACCACGGTCGTCGTCGGCCGCGCCGCGTGACGCCGGCCGGCTGCGACGCGCCGCGTGACGCCGGCCGACTACGCTCCGCCGAGACGACCGAGTTCCGCGCGGGCGCGCGCCGCCCACTCGCTATCGGGGTCGAGCCGCAGGTAGGCCTCGAAGTGCGCGCGCGCCTGCGCGACGCCGCCGACGCGCGCGAGGATCACCGCGAGGTTGTAGTGCGCGTCGGCGAATTCCGGGCAGCGCGTGGCGACGTGGCGCAGCTCGGCGATCGCGAGTTCCGTCTCGCCGAGGTCGTCGAGCACGTTCCCGAGGTTGAACCGCGCTTCCGGTTGCTCGGGATCCAAGTCGAGGGCGCGCTCGTAGCAGGCGCGCGCCTCGTCGCGCTTGCCGGCGCGGTACAGCACGTTGCCGAGGTTCGTGTGGGCGGCGGCGATCCCGGGATCCTTCGCGAGCGCCTTGCGGTACGCGGCCTCCGCGGCGGCGTCGTCCCCGGCCGCCTCGGCATCGCAGCCGGCGATGAACCAGCGGTACGCGGTCTGGCCGGCCGCCGGCGGCTCGGCGCGCGGAGCGATCGGCGCGACGTCGGCGAGCTGGTCGGTGAGCGCGGACACGGCGAAGTCCATCACGACCTGCCCGGATTCGGGCCGGTAGACGACCGACTCGTCGACGACGACGAGGTTGTCGCCGTCCGTGCACACCTTCAGTTCGGACAACGGCCGGTCGACGTGAGGAAGTTGCGATCGCAACTTGTCGAGATTGCGCCGTACGCGCTGGAGCGACAATCCCTTGTCGAGCAGGTCGACGGCGCAGCGCACGCCGAGCAAGTCCTTGAACGTGTAGTAAAAGCGGCCGCCGCGGCGCACGCTCGGGCCGACGAACCCGGTTTGCGCCCAATAGCGCAGGCGCGCCTCCTGCAGCCCGAAGATTCGGGCCACGTCCTTGACGCTGTACTCCTGCTCAACCACGGACGGCTCGCGCCTGCGTCGCCTCGACGTCGACATCGATCTGTACGTGAACACCACTGGCGCGCACCCGCAAGTCCACCTGCGGCGACACGAGTTTGCAGCCGGCGCGCGCCTCGGCCTCGGCGATCGCCAGCTCCGTCGCGCGGCGGCGCACGCGCGGGTCGGATGCGAGCAGGTCGGCCACGCGCCGCGCGGTGGCGGCGTCACATTCGTCGCTCACCGCGCCGGTGGCGCGGGACAGGTCGATCGTGACCATCGTGGACCCGAAGTAGCCGCCGCCGTCGACCTGGCCCTC
Above is a window of Deltaproteobacteria bacterium DNA encoding:
- a CDS encoding glutathione synthase; the encoded protein is MRFLFIVDPLDRLDLAGDTSYALMLEAASRGHEVWTCQPEHLSLEHDDPVAAAQRTAVGLADAPQDAFRAEERATIPIEAVDAVLMRKDPPVDVAYLHATWLLDRARDKTLVVNDPRGLREFNEHLAVLDFPELTPPTIVTRDRTRIAQFLDEQGGAIVVKPVDGFGGLGVFLVRRGDPNTSALLETATQHGRAWAIAQRYIPEAVDGDKRILLLDGQPIGAVLRVPQGAEARGNLHVGGRAVATAIDDADWAIIRAVAPRLRELGLYFVGLDVIGGRLTELNVTSPTGIRHIDALEGGSRAAVVLDWLEERAR
- a CDS encoding sigma-54-dependent Fis family transcriptional regulator; this encodes MTLPLDRYPILIVDDEQDNLDAFRFNFRKAFKVLTATGGAEALDLLAEHDVAVIVSDQRMPKMTGLDLLREAQKIRPDAVGIILTAFTDVDVLIDAINLGHIYRYVTKPWDAKELRGTLVQAIERFHLVRENRRMQQQLAAYTGYLNREIHGAFDFGNIIGDSPALREVLQKVEQVAPTMSTVLLRGETGTGKELVAHAIHINSPREDKPFVRVNCAALAPGVLESELFGHEKGAFTGAVARRPGRFELADGGTLFLDEVGDLPMEVQIKLLRVLQEQEFERVGGTETLRVDVRVVSATNRNLEEMIEDGTFREDLYYRLNVFPIVLPPLRDRIEDIRPLVDHFLAKYGARTGKRVAGVTDAALDKLRRYTWPGNVRELENVVERALIVARGPQLDADDFDFGPRAQAASAEAVPAATAADPSRPLTERLADEERREIISAVDRSNGSIAGAARLLGINRSTLYYRMRKHGLDHLLPTKVSVGGRDADAEP
- a CDS encoding DUF2723 domain-containing protein, with the protein product MRARLPGIAVFLAAFAAYAATASPAIGWLDSPEFVAVGASLGIAHSPGHPLAGLLGRLATLVPVGDAAFRVNLLSAACGAAAAAALYALAREALGRLAPAVTGAPREVVAAAVALTVALSVAAWRQSVRAEVYALQAALLFAGGALVLRWDRRPRVRPLAAAGLAAGLAGAHHHWMAALFFGPVAVFALARRRPRRPTARAAATAAAAAALGLASFAYLPVRAAADPEVNWGDPRTADRFAWTVTARAFHRSLGAGHVSSPAQDAAEVTAAVMDDATPVWFALAVLGAWAGLRTRGQRGTAALLMAIAGAAAGARVALGYDPGTPDHDAYLWPAIAAVAILGAAGLARLADFVPRTAVRPYAVAAAAVAAAVVPWQAARSAPMARMRGAYASDDLARVELDAVPPRAVLLIGYFQTSFRIAALRAVEAARPDVAVLDRSFLTYPGFADVARRRYPELAAILDAPLRAGAPTPVRDLVALRRPVWVQLHPNLDDEVKPRLVPEGWFARLAPAPVPAADRDRVEPVDAADRDRLDALLAGAHPADREPVRDALLWHDYLRAEFYCQIGRVDAGRRALARARRLAPDDVALDALARRCGPTPTP
- the grpE gene encoding nucleotide exchange factor GrpE; this encodes MAGAADGDDKQRLRAALRELERAKQRVERDAARVAAQTRDDLLARLLPLLDDLDRTIAAAPPGDLRDGVALVRDKFERVLADYGLERVPTVGHRFDPAVHEAVGVAPVAPDRDGEVVSEWQRGYRAGDRVLRAAKVVVGRAA
- a CDS encoding tetratricopeptide repeat protein, yielding MSTSRRRRREPSVVEQEYSVKDVARIFGLQEARLRYWAQTGFVGPSVRRGGRFYYTFKDLLGVRCAVDLLDKGLSLQRVRRNLDKLRSQLPHVDRPLSELKVCTDGDNLVVVDESVVYRPESGQVVMDFAVSALTDQLADVAPIAPRAEPPAAGQTAYRWFIAGCDAEAAGDDAAAEAAYRKALAKDPGIAAAHTNLGNVLYRAGKRDEARACYERALDLDPEQPEARFNLGNVLDDLGETELAIAELRHVATRCPEFADAHYNLAVILARVGGVAQARAHFEAYLRLDPDSEWAARARAELGRLGGA